The genomic stretch ACTTGAGGGCTCTGGAAATTGACAGCTGGCGGCGAGAAACTGCAGATGTTGCAGCGCCGCAACACCCAATTGGGGGGGTCGCACTGGTGTGTCTGGGTTGGCAAGGGTGGCGCGGTTCCTGTCCCCTAACACCAATTTGCAAGGACATCTGCCATGACGCCTCCCAAGAGACGGATAGCCAAAGTCGTCATCATCGATTTGCTCGACCGGCTCGAGGAGCGCGGTTCAAACCGCGATATCGACGCAGACCTGTTCCGCCTGATCGATCAAAGGCACGTTCGGCGGGCATTGAGGGAGCGCACCGAAGACATTCTGGAGAACCGGCCGGCAGCAGATGACATTTTGGCCCGGTTGAGTGACCTGACCTACGAAGACTGGGTCAGCGAAGAGCGGGAAATCTTTATCACCGAAATTGACGACGACGGCCGAGTCTCGGGCGGATGGGGTAACCACGGCTATATGACTACCGCGGGTGAGTTCGTCGACCGACCAGTTCTGACGGCAATCCCGGCGGTCACAGCGGATCTCGAAGCCGCAATGACGTTCGAGAGGTCGATGCGCCACACGACATCTCGGCTGCGCATAACGGAGGTGCCCGTCGAGTTCGGTCCGGAGTATGTCGCTGAGTTGCTCAATGTTGCCAATGTCGTGGTTGCAGCCTACCAGGGAGACACCGCAGCTAAGGCGGTGGTTGGACTGGTGCTGCGCTCATTAGCGGACGGCTCGAATGCTTGGGAGATAGAGGTAGAATGAACTCCATAGTGCGCGTGCTGGAGGGCGAAATGAGCAAGTTCGATCGAGCTGATCAGCAGGCGACCTTCCAAGAAGTCGTGAGTGCGTTGGTAACGGCGAGCGCTCGTCTTCCTCACGACCCTTTGACGGGCTTCATGGCGATGGAAGGGGCCAGCTATTCTGGCGACCTGATGTGGGTGGGACGCGCCGTCAACGGCTGGAGGGGTATAGGCCGCTCTCCTCTCGAGCTGGCAGATCCTGGGACCGCGGCTGACTTTGCCGCCAGCGCATTGCGCGCTGCCGGGCAACCCGGACCAGGTGGCGACGTTTGCCCGATGCGCTGGGTCACCGATCACTGGGGCACAACCCGGCATGGCTACAACACCAAGCGGTCGGCTTTCTGGCGCACTTCCAAGCGCGTGATGGGCGCGCTTGTAGACGAGCCTTCGTCCACGGTGAAATGGGTATCTCGAATGGTTTGGTCCAACCTCTACAAGGTCGCCCCGGCCGCAGGCTGGAACCCCGGGAGCAAGGTTGCGGAGGCGCAACTCGATGGATGCAGGAAGTTGCTGTCTGTGGAGCTTGCCACCTACAAGCCCCGCCATCTCGTATTCGCGACGGGGATGGATTGGGCGGCTCCATTCCTCGATCCGATCATGTTCCGTCAAACCAGTGGATCCACCGCTCCCGTGGTCTATGGCGACCTAGTGCTCGAGGATGTGAAGATCGGCCGATACGCCGTCCCTCGCCATCCGATGGGTAAGGATGAGGGCGATTGGGTGCAGCAGGTTGTTGCGGCCTTGCACGGAGATTGACGGCAAACTGGTCCTGCGCCGGATTTCGCTCCGTTCGAATGAGTAATGTTGATCGCTCGCCTCCGGAATGCGTGCATTGGCTAGGAAGTCCCTTTCGTTAGGTGGTCGCGCCAGGACTAGTTCATGGGCTTGGTGCCGGTCCGGATCTTGTTGATCGACGCACCGGCGGCTGTCGACTTGTTTAGCTTCCAGCATCCTGGTTTGCCGCCGCCTTTCGCGCCCTCCGGAGGTGGTCCTCAGTCCTGATGTAACCGAAGGGGTATCCCCTGTAGGTCGTCAGGCCGGCCGCATTGAGGGCGGCAGCGAGCTCGCGGATGCCGATCGTGGGGTTGAGCTGTCGCTCGCGTTCGATCACTTCGTCCACCCGCTGCAGCCTGATCTGGTTGAGTTCACTTCGCCGCTCACGAGCCTTGTGCAAGTGGGCTCCGCGAGCACCGCGCTTCGGCACAATCTCATACCCAGCAAGCAGATCGGGGGCGATCGTCGGGTCGGTTTCGAGCAGGTGCAGGATGACCCGCACGGCACCGTCGACAGCATCGGCTGGACCGAGATCGAAAGACTCCAAGGAAACAGAACGGGTGTCGTCGAGGCTCAATTGTAGGCACACTTCCTCGAGCGGAGCTCGATATTCGAGAGAGGACAGGGAAGCACTCAAGCGCTCCCAACAATCTCAACACTATAAAGCAAGCGAGAGCTTTAAGCACTTGTTTTTATGGGAGAAACGCCTTGTCCAAGCCTTTCGCAGGCACCCGCCTCACTGCATATCTCGCCAAGCGTATCCTCGAGCTTCGTCCCACCAAGACGCAGGCCGAGATCGCCACCCAGGCCGGTTTCATCAACGTCAACATGCTGGCGATGATCAAGGCCGGCAGCAACCGTCTCCCGCTCGACCGGGTGTCGGCCCTCGCCAAGGCACTGGATGCCGATCCCGCCTACGTTCTACTCCTCGCCCTCGAGCAGATGGCAGGGAGCACCGAGACGCAGGCGATTGTGTCGATCCTCAGCAATGCAGTGACTGAGCACGAGATGGCGTGGGTTATGGCGATCCGGGAGGCCTCCGATATGAGCGACCCTCCGTTGACCCGGCGGGCCCGCACCGCAATTTTCGGAGTGTTCGGCAAGTGAGCGAGAGGACGGTCGGAACTACCGTAACGGTGTCGCGAAACGAACTTTTCTGGCTCGAGGTGATCCGGATGGCCTCCAATGACACGGACCCCATGCCCACGCTCGAGCGCACGCAGCAGCTTCGCCTGCTCTTCTCGCAGCTAGGTCCTGCGGCCAGCTGGCACGAGGTGAAGCATGACCGGTAAGGAATGGCTCGACTACCTCAGCCGGACACTCAGGAGCCGGCTCTGCGGCGGCTCCCGAGCAGCACGCTGTGCCGTCCTTGTCGATGGAGACAACGTGCCTCCGCGCCTTACCGGTGCGTTGGTGCACTATGCCTCGAGCTTCGGGCGTGTGACGTCCATTGAGGTGTTCGCGAACTTCGCAAGCACTCATGCCGCCGGGTGGTCCGCCCAGATGAAGGAGCACGGCGTCATCGGGTTCCAGCATTATCGCACCAGCAACGGAAAGAACGCTGCCGACACCGCCCTGATAGTGCGAGCGATGGACCTCATTCATACAGAGCGTCCCGACCACTACGTAGTCGTCAGCAGCGACTCCGACTTCTCGGCGCTCGCCCACCGCATCCGGCGTTCGGGCGCGACGGTCCATGGCATCGGACACGCCAGCGCTGCTGCATCGCTGCGAGTCAGTTGCTCGACCTTCCTCACTTTCGACGAACTGAGTTCGCTGATCCTGTCGACCGATGATGCCGCTGCAACGGATGTCTGGAAGCGCCCACCCAGCGCTGCAGAGGATCGCGTCCTTCACGCCCTTATCCGCCTCGGTGCTGCACGACTGTGGGTGGACATCTCGAAGCTGGGGCAGGAGTTGCGAGAAGCATCACCAACGTTCGATCCCAGGTTCTATGGGAGCAGATCGCTAGGTGAGCTTTGCGATGCCATCGACAGCGTCGAAGTCGACCGTGAGGAAGCTAGCCCGAAGGTGCGCATCGCCCTGTCGACCAGGAATGGCTCACTCCGTGAACGGAAGACGAAGTCCTAGAAATGGTGGATGAAGACGATGGGGATCGAGCCAGTGTCCACCAGCCTCGGGCGTTCTATCCTCCTCTCTGGAAGGGCCTCAGGTTGGGGGTGTGGCATCTCGGCTGGGTGGACACCAACCTCGCGTGTCAACTCATTCAAGCCGGAAGAATGAATGGCATTACACGGACCTCAACACAGCGGTCCAAAACGACAGCTTGGCTCGAACTTTCACTCGTCACGTCAACCTCGCGCGTCACCCCGTTCAAGCGGACAGATTGAATGGCATTACGCCAAGTTGACACAGGTTGACAGAAATCGCCCAGAAGGACCTTTTTGCCAGAACGTCAGCCGATTTCATTCCCACCACACGCGCACTACGCCCAGCAATTTCCCATCCGGGTAATCGATAGGGCCGAAATACCGATGAAACCTATCCGCGCCCAAGGGTTCAGCCGGCCAGTCGAAGCAGGGCGTGGTCTGCGAACCTTGATGAAATAGGTATTCCGAAAGCGGTGTCGGCACCTTCATTGGCGGCGGCACAAAGGCATCTCTACCTGACGGGGGTCTATCAGCGCCTCAAGCCCTCCAAGGGCGATTGGGCAAGGAATGTTGAACATGGTCGGGTGGTTGGCAATTGCAATGAGCCTTGGTGCAGGAGGCTTCAAGTCGCGCGACGAACTCGGCGCCTCCAATCCCTCTGCCGGTAGCCTCCTCTCCGACCGCCCGGTCAGCACTTTCGCACCTTGCCAATAACGGGACGAATCCGCTCTAGAGTGTCGATGCCCACCTCCGATTTTTCTCCCCCATCGCATCTCGACCCGGTCCAGCGCGCTCAGGCGTGGCGAGAGTGGATTGCCCCGCAGCCGTGGGACCGCTTTGTAACCCTGGCGTTCAATCAAGCAGGCAGCCCGCGGCCGGTGACTGGTCTAGCCGATAACCAGACACTAGCGCTCAAGGACAAGCTTAAGGAATGGGATGGGCGCATGCAGCGGAAGGTCGTGGGGACCAACTGGGCCAAGAACCATGACCAGCGCTTTGTTGGCGTCTACACTCTCGAAAAGCTGAGCACCAATCCGCACTGGCATGGGTTGGTGCGGTTCTACGAAGTCAGCGACGAGGAGCGGCGCCGGCAAGGCCACGAGTTCGACCAGTGGGCACATACCGTATGGCGCAGGTTGGTCCCGTCCGGCGACGTCATTGTCAAGGCCGTAAATGACGAACGGGGGGCAGTGGGGTATATTGGCAAGTCACTGCTAGATCAGCTAAATTACGCAAATTGGGTGCCGCAGGACGAGTTCTGGCGGCCCTAGTCTCGGGACCCGCAAAAAGTCCTGCTCCGACCATGAGTCGAGCGGTGCTGTTGCTCGCGAAGCGAGGATGGCTAGTAGCCCGCGCCATAGCTGAATGCCAGAACTGCGGCCCATCCGAGCTGCAGTGGTGGTAAGCTATGGGAAGATTGAACGGGCACTCCAGCGACCAGGCCTGCCCTACAAGGTGGGCGCCGAAGGCGACCGGCAAGGCCGAAGGCCGCGCAGGCGAGCGAAGCGAGCACGAGCCTTATGACCCGCAGGTAGCTCGAAACGAACTCCGCTACGTCTCACTCCACTTCTTTTCGTGGCCAGAGTCGCGTAGCCGTCACTGCCGGGGAACCTCAGCTTGTCGGGTCCGACGGTTCCTGTGATCGGCCAAGACGGCCCCCCCTCTACGCCTTTCCAACGGAAAGTCGTGATTGGCCCTCCCTCAGCCAGCGGCCAACAACCTCGGCCGTATTAGCCACGTCTTCGGGCCTCTTCAGCGCACATTCCCAGATCGTGGCCACTCTCCAACCTGATGTCATCAGATCGTCGAGAACCCGGTCGTCCCTAGCGACGTTCGCAGCAAACTTGGCTGCCCAGAAATCAGGGCGAGTCGCCGGCGTGGTGGCAAGTCGGCAGCCTTCGTGGCGATGCCAGAAGCACCCATGCACGAATACAACCGCATGGTGCTTGGCAAACGCCATGTCAGGTCGGCCGGGGATGTTTGAGGAGTGGATACGGAACCGGAAACCCCGCGCATGCAACGCTTTCCGAAGGACCAGTTCAGGCTTCGTGTCCTTACCCCGAATCCCGGACATCATCCTAGATCGGGTCTGACGATCGACTATGTCTACCACGTGGGCCCTGGTAATAATCTCTCAGCCTAGTATACACCGGCAGTTGCGTTGCATGGAGCACGAATTGCCGCCCACCTTCGGTGTAGTCGATCTGTTTGCCGGTCCCGGCGGTCTTGGCGAAGGATTTGCGGCGTTCGAGCGAGATGATCACCGGCCGTTCGACATCGGCATATCCGTGGAAAAGGAGGCGTCGGCACAGAGGACCCTGAGGCTTCGCGCTTTCCTGCGCGAGTATCAATCGAAACATGGCACCCTGCCGGCAGCATTCCTTGATTTTCACGCGGGTCTGACCGCCGAGCCGGACTGGTCCGCTCTCGATGCACAGAGCTGGCGTCGCGCCGACCACGAGGCCTTGGCCTTGGAACTGGGGTCTGACGTTGCCACCACAAGGGTCGACGATGCGATCGCCCGTATTCAGGGAAGCTACGATGACACAGTTCTGATAGGTGGCCCTCCGTGCCAAGCCTACTCCCTCGTGGGGCGCGCCCGTTCAAGGGGCAAGACGGGATACGTGCCGGAGGAAGACGAGCGTCATTATCTCTTTCGTGAATACATCCGGGCGCTGGACAGGCTCAGGCCGGCGGTCTTCGTAATGGAGAATGTCAAGGGCATGCTTTCGTCCACTGTCGAAAGCCGCCTGGTGTTCGAAATGCTAATGGAAGATCTCTCTTCCTTGGGCAGATGGCGGGGGCACCAGTATGAGTTGCGTGCGATCAGGGTGGAGGATGGCGCGGCCGTTCTGAAGCAGGCAGCGAGGCCGGCGGACTTCATCGTGCGCTCGGAGGAGTTTGGTGTGCCACAGCGGCGGCACCGCGTGATCATCGTCGGCATTCGG from Devosia sp. A16 encodes the following:
- a CDS encoding very short patch repair endonuclease, whose product is MMSGIRGKDTKPELVLRKALHARGFRFRIHSSNIPGRPDMAFAKHHAVVFVHGCFWHRHEGCRLATTPATRPDFWAAKFAANVARDDRVLDDLMTSGWRVATIWECALKRPEDVANTAEVVGRWLREGQSRLSVGKA
- a CDS encoding helix-turn-helix domain-containing protein is translated as MSKPFAGTRLTAYLAKRILELRPTKTQAEIATQAGFINVNMLAMIKAGSNRLPLDRVSALAKALDADPAYVLLLALEQMAGSTETQAIVSILSNAVTEHEMAWVMAIREASDMSDPPLTRRARTAIFGVFGK
- a CDS encoding DNA cytosine methyltransferase, with product MEHELPPTFGVVDLFAGPGGLGEGFAAFERDDHRPFDIGISVEKEASAQRTLRLRAFLREYQSKHGTLPAAFLDFHAGLTAEPDWSALDAQSWRRADHEALALELGSDVATTRVDDAIARIQGSYDDTVLIGGPPCQAYSLVGRARSRGKTGYVPEEDERHYLFREYIRALDRLRPAVFVMENVKGMLSSTVESRLVFEMLMEDLSSLGRWRGHQYELRAIRVEDGAAVLKQAARPADFIVRSEEFGVPQRRHRVIIVGIRSDLAAKISSARIEIDSTRRSVRGAIGMLPALRSGISSATDSAETWANQVAGMAKDLADVSGAEREYELREAFLSVEQQVRSRGGDTRRGSRELPQGYGSYTDGLLRWLERQELRAVSQHETRGHMPADLGRYLFAAVFGATRGYSPKAAEFPALLAPNHRNWHSGVFNDRFRAQLAGEPSTTVTSHLSKDGHYFIHPDPNQCRSLTVREAARLQTFPDDYLFLGNRTQQYVQVGNAVPPYLARQIAGLLYSLLN
- a CDS encoding NYN domain-containing protein translates to MTGKEWLDYLSRTLRSRLCGGSRAARCAVLVDGDNVPPRLTGALVHYASSFGRVTSIEVFANFASTHAAGWSAQMKEHGVIGFQHYRTSNGKNAADTALIVRAMDLIHTERPDHYVVVSSDSDFSALAHRIRRSGATVHGIGHASAAASLRVSCSTFLTFDELSSLILSTDDAAATDVWKRPPSAAEDRVLHALIRLGAARLWVDISKLGQELREASPTFDPRFYGSRSLGELCDAIDSVEVDREEASPKVRIALSTRNGSLRERKTKS